The Bacillota bacterium DNA window ATGTAGTATCCGTTGGACATTTTTCCGCTTTACTTCGAGGGTGGAATGTGATTCCAGTGGACCTGTTAGAGAACGCCACACGTTGAGTGCTTAGTATTGATGTCAAGGGTTGAAAAATAAAGCGACGGAAAATGTAGATAAATAAAGGGTTTCCGAACATTGTGCTTTTCTCGTGGCCGTTATGACGGAGGTTCCAATGTCAGGAGACCCTTATTTTACACTTCCTGGTAACTTATCAACTCCTCAAGCGTAGAGGGGTTTGAGTTGACAGATTAGATATCGACTGTTTTTATATAAATGTTGTCTTTGCCCTGGTTTGAAAGACGTGAAAAAGTAAGGATGGTCGTATTTTAAAGACATATATTGTGCACTTGATAAGAGAAAAACTCTTATTCGAGGAGTGATTAATATGAGTGAACTTTTTTTAGTTACTGGTGCTGCCGGACACCTCGGAGGAACAATTGTAAAAAAGCTACTGGAAAGAGGTAAAAAGGTCCGAGCACTGGTTTTACCTGGTGAAAAGTATATACCGGAGGGCGTTTCTGAAATTTTCTTTGGTGATGTTTGTGATGTTAATAGTATTGAACCTGCTTTTGTGTATAACGAAAATGAAAGCCTCATTGTCATTCATTGTGCAGGCATTGTATCAATTGCATCAAAGTACAATCAAAGCGTATATGATGTCAATGTAATCGGCACAAAAAATGTTGTTGACCTCTGTGAAATGCATAAGATCTTTAAGCTTGTTTATGTTAGCTCCGTCCATGCCCTACCAGAAAAAAGAAACCCAGAGATTGTCAGAGAAGCTTCTTGTTTCAAACCCGATGATGTTGTGGGACTTTATGCGAAAACAAAATCAGAAGCAACCTCCTATGTTCTTACAGCAGCCGGGCGCGGGTTAAATGCTAGTGTTGTGCATCCGTCTGGCATAACAGGACCGTTTGATTACGGCAGGGGTCACTTGACAACATTGATCATTGATTACTGCAAAAGACGGCTTACTGCCGGTATGAATGGTGGTTATGATTTTGTTGATGTACGGGATGTGGCAGACGGTATTGTCTCGGCTTGTGAAAAGGGTCGAAAAGGTGAATGTTATATTCTTTCAAACAAATTCTTTACTGTAAGAGAAATGCTGCATATGCTTCATAAGATTACGGGAAATAAAGAGATTAAAACCTTTCTTCCTCTATGGTTTGTAAAGGTCACGGCTCCACTTGCCGAACTCTATTACAAGATACTGAAACAAAAACCACTATACACGGTGTATTCTATATATACCTTGAACACCAATGCTCAGTTTTCGCACGAAAAAGCAACTAGGGAACTCGACTATACAACCAGAGATATGTATGAAACTTTGACAGATACAATAAACTGGTTAGAAGACCAAAAAAGAATATAATCCTGTACCACATATTCCGCACCCATGACAGTTTGTAGACAAGCAGGATTAGTTCGCCAGCCTCGAATCCCCCCGTGTAGGATGAGGGCAAGGTGGGCGTAGAGGTGAAGCTGGAAAGGTTACGGGCGATGTGTTGTATCTTGTTGAGTGCAGGTGGAGGCATTGGGGGTTCCTGCAACGCGAGGAGGCCCCGTTGGGTTTCGAGGGCGGCGTAGGCAATGAGCACGAGTTCAATATACCGCTCGATCCCGTTGGTGTTACGAATTTGGTAGTCACTGAAGCCCAACAGTTGCTTAGCGTTTCTATGGAAGGTTTCTATGGGCCAGCGACAGGTATAGTGAGCGGAGTACAAGGGTGTACTGGATGGCTTTGGTGCTGATCAGGGTGGAGGTAAGCAAAGAATTTGGTTCCCTGCGATGGCACCTCGGAGATGAGTATTGTCGCATGAAGGTTGTCCTCCTTTAGGTAGCCCTCCGCTTGACGTACATGATATACACGGTCCTTCACGGTAACAGGAAGAGGTGGGGTAGGTGCAGAAGATTGACTGGGAATCTGCGATAAACGCACGTAGGT harbors:
- a CDS encoding NAD-dependent epimerase/dehydratase family protein, whose amino-acid sequence is MSELFLVTGAAGHLGGTIVKKLLERGKKVRALVLPGEKYIPEGVSEIFFGDVCDVNSIEPAFVYNENESLIVIHCAGIVSIASKYNQSVYDVNVIGTKNVVDLCEMHKIFKLVYVSSVHALPEKRNPEIVREASCFKPDDVVGLYAKTKSEATSYVLTAAGRGLNASVVHPSGITGPFDYGRGHLTTLIIDYCKRRLTAGMNGGYDFVDVRDVADGIVSACEKGRKGECYILSNKFFTVREMLHMLHKITGNKEIKTFLPLWFVKVTAPLAELYYKILKQKPLYTVYSIYTLNTNAQFSHEKATRELDYTTRDMYETLTDTINWLEDQKRI